From a single Fusobacterium pseudoperiodonticum genomic region:
- a CDS encoding DNA/RNA helicase domain-containing protein codes for MEKKYQVLTLEIEKSGNLNLDKLSEMEKTKVLENRDIIYVYFGKKDLYIGQTIDLLQRHQQHKLEIEFKMKNYTNLVLLYGTLIDKHLDYIEKSLINLFIADNDKGKDLKNKRTIRNKTMGNHSNYTTLEKDIDAEVLTPFWEKDLNELNLVNLNDLSEVKNSILFKYSPFFTLNKQQKEIIDRILSKDGNYLIEGGAGTGKTVLMTNLAAQIYKKYDGQKKIAVVVKSNWRRSGKKIFTSYGIKNVTVGTWCQIVSSQQKYDYILIDEAHRLPYKHGYQMACDLKIFKEKGVDHSLKLLGEMGKSLVLFYDEKQAIRPADTPVDYFQKYVENKKFHKFSLETQFRISVNDKNKKYTADDYLKGIKYVLQLSEDNSFDREVFNNPDKDSYFGLVDSIADLFKYIERMNNLIQDSQNRVIAGYAREWKSKTDPTQYDWVEGEKAWKWNSTNEDWMNTENSRKEIGSIHAVQGIDINCVGLIIGKDLIYRDGKVLVDPNEYFDKFGKPKKIKTEIADLNDLVKNIYYVLATRGIDGIRVYIEDKELRNHFIKTLKLA; via the coding sequence ATGGAAAAAAAATATCAAGTTTTAACTCTGGAAATTGAGAAATCAGGAAATCTAAATTTAGATAAGCTATCAGAAATGGAAAAAACGAAAGTTTTAGAAAATAGGGATATCATATATGTATATTTTGGGAAAAAAGATCTCTATATTGGTCAAACTATTGACCTTTTACAAAGACATCAACAACATAAATTAGAAATTGAATTCAAAATGAAAAATTACACTAACTTAGTTTTATTATACGGAACATTAATAGATAAACATTTAGATTACATAGAAAAATCATTAATTAATCTTTTTATTGCTGATAATGATAAGGGTAAAGATTTAAAAAATAAAAGAACAATTAGAAATAAGACAATGGGTAATCATTCTAATTACACAACTTTAGAAAAAGATATTGATGCTGAAGTTCTAACTCCTTTTTGGGAAAAAGATTTAAATGAATTAAATCTTGTAAATCTTAATGATTTAAGTGAAGTTAAAAATAGTATTTTATTTAAATATTCTCCATTTTTTACTTTAAATAAGCAACAAAAAGAAATCATAGATAGAATTTTATCGAAAGATGGAAACTATCTTATAGAAGGAGGAGCAGGTACTGGAAAGACTGTATTAATGACAAATTTAGCTGCTCAAATATATAAAAAATATGATGGTCAGAAAAAAATTGCAGTTGTTGTAAAAAGCAATTGGAGAAGAAGTGGAAAGAAAATCTTTACCAGCTATGGAATAAAAAATGTTACGGTAGGTACATGGTGCCAAATTGTATCAAGTCAACAAAAATATGATTACATATTAATAGATGAAGCCCATAGATTACCATATAAACATGGATATCAAATGGCATGTGACTTAAAAATATTTAAAGAAAAAGGAGTAGATCATAGTCTTAAATTATTGGGAGAAATGGGGAAATCTCTAGTTCTATTCTATGATGAAAAACAAGCTATTAGACCAGCAGATACTCCTGTAGACTATTTTCAAAAATATGTTGAAAATAAGAAATTTCACAAATTTTCTTTAGAAACTCAATTTAGAATATCTGTAAATGACAAAAATAAGAAATACACTGCAGATGACTACTTAAAAGGAATAAAGTATGTATTACAATTGTCTGAAGATAATAGTTTTGATAGAGAAGTTTTTAATAATCCAGATAAAGATTCATACTTTGGACTTGTAGATAGCATAGCAGATTTATTTAAATACATTGAAAGAATGAACAATCTTATTCAAGATAGTCAAAATAGAGTAATTGCTGGATATGCAAGAGAATGGAAAAGTAAAACAGATCCTACTCAATATGATTGGGTTGAAGGAGAAAAAGCTTGGAAGTGGAATTCAACAAATGAAGATTGGATGAATACAGAAAATAGCAGAAAAGAAATAGGTTCTATACATGCAGTACAAGGAATAGATATCAATTGTGTAGGTTTAATCATTGGGAAAGACTTAATATATAGAGATGGAAAAGTATTAGTAGATCCTAATGAATATTTTGATAAATTTGGTAAACCTAAGAAAATAAAGACAGAAATTGCAGATTTAAATGATCTAGTAAAAAATATATACTATGTTCTAGCGACAAGAGGAATAGATGGAATTAGAGTATATATTGAAGATAAAGAGTTAAGAAATCACTTCATTAAAACATTAAAGTTGGCTTAA
- a CDS encoding DNA/RNA helicase domain-containing protein yields MEKKYEVLNLKIDKNADLILNNLTEKENKVIDKRNVVYIYYGKKSLYIGKSAKLEQRHKQHKSNPDFEMKEYTDLIVLYGESVKDNINYIEKVLINLFIADNDKTNKKIKRIVKNKKSGDDCEYTNLEKDIDAKVITPFWENELNELKLINLKTITKVKNSILCKYSPFFILSEQQKEIIDKILAKDGNYLIEGAAGTGKTVMLTNLAAKIYEKYDGKKKIAVVVKSNWKESGEKIFNNYGLEKITVATWSKLIENQQKYDYILIDEAHRLPYKYGGKQISTDYVGLRDEKYSLKSLEKLGKFLILFFDEKQAIRPADIPIEYFQEYFKKKKFQRFSLNTQFRISVKDKNKKYTADDYLKGIKYALQLSEDTSFDKELFSNPDKDSYFGLVDSITDLFSYIKRMDNLIQSSQNRVIAGYTKEWKSKTDPTQYDWTEGKKVWKWNSRSKNWINAKNSENEIGCVHSVQGIDINCVGLIIGKDLIYREGKVIANLKEYCDKYGRTDNIDELTGLIKNIYYVLATRGVDGIRIYIEDKELRNHFMRTLGIKKMK; encoded by the coding sequence ATGGAGAAAAAATATGAAGTTTTGAACTTAAAAATTGATAAAAATGCAGATTTGATTTTAAATAACTTAACAGAAAAAGAAAACAAAGTAATAGACAAGAGAAATGTTGTATACATTTATTATGGAAAAAAAAGTCTTTACATAGGTAAAAGTGCTAAATTAGAGCAAAGGCACAAACAACATAAATCAAATCCTGATTTTGAAATGAAAGAATATACTGATTTAATTGTACTGTATGGAGAGTCAGTTAAAGATAATATAAATTATATAGAAAAAGTACTAATTAATCTTTTTATTGCAGATAATGATAAAACCAATAAAAAAATAAAAAGAATAGTTAAAAATAAGAAATCAGGGGATGATTGTGAGTACACAAATTTAGAAAAAGATATTGATGCTAAAGTTATAACTCCTTTTTGGGAAAATGAATTAAATGAACTAAAGCTTATAAATCTTAAAACAATCACCAAAGTTAAGAATAGTATCTTATGTAAGTATTCTCCATTTTTTATTTTAAGTGAACAACAAAAAGAGATAATAGATAAAATTTTAGCAAAAGATGGAAACTACCTTATAGAAGGTGCAGCAGGAACTGGAAAAACAGTAATGCTAACAAATTTAGCTGCTAAAATATATGAAAAGTATGATGGTAAGAAAAAAATTGCAGTTGTTGTAAAAAGTAATTGGAAAGAAAGTGGAGAGAAAATTTTTAATAATTATGGACTTGAAAAAATTACTGTTGCTACATGGAGTAAATTAATAGAAAATCAACAAAAATATGATTACATACTGATAGATGAAGCTCATAGACTTCCTTATAAATATGGTGGAAAACAGATTTCGACTGATTATGTTGGACTTAGAGATGAAAAATATAGTTTAAAATCATTAGAAAAACTTGGGAAATTTTTAATTTTATTTTTTGATGAAAAACAAGCTATTAGACCAGCAGATATTCCTATAGAGTATTTTCAAGAATATTTTAAAAAGAAAAAATTTCAAAGATTTTCTTTAAATACACAATTTAGAATATCTGTAAAAGATAAAAATAAGAAATACACTGCTGATGATTATTTAAAAGGAATAAAGTATGCATTACAGTTATCTGAAGATACTAGTTTTGATAAAGAATTATTTAGCAATCCAGATAAAGATTCATACTTTGGTCTCGTAGATAGCATAACAGATTTATTTAGCTATATTAAAAGAATGGATAATCTTATTCAAAGTAGTCAAAATAGAGTAATAGCTGGATATACGAAAGAATGGAAAAGTAAAACAGATCCTACTCAATATGATTGGACTGAAGGAAAAAAAGTTTGGAAGTGGAATTCAAGAAGTAAAAATTGGATAAATGCAAAAAATAGTGAAAATGAAATAGGTTGTGTTCATTCTGTGCAAGGAATAGATATAAATTGTGTAGGTTTAATCATTGGAAAAGACTTAATTTACAGAGAAGGAAAAGTTATAGCAAATCTTAAAGAATATTGTGATAAATATGGGAGAACTGATAATATAGATGAGCTAACTGGATTAATAAAAAATATATACTATGTTCTAGCAACAAGAGGAGTAGATGGGATTAGAATATACATTGAAGATAAAGAGTTAAGAAATCACTTCATGAGAACTCTTGGAATTAAAAAAATGAAATAA
- a CDS encoding RNA-guided endonuclease InsQ/TnpB family protein, protein MYLTLKQQVKHLSKKEFKILKYLCHIAKNLKNQAIYNVRQHYFNNKKYLSYNENYKMLKNSENYKKLNSNMAQQILKEVDESFKSFFALLKLTKTGQYNGKIKLPNYLDKDGFTTLIIGFVRLKDDILIVPYSNSFKKTHQEVKVKLPSVLKDKKIKEIRIIPKQHSRYFEIQYTYEIEEIQRELNKENVLGIDLGIDNLCTCVTNTGASFIIDGRKLKSINQYYNKINAKLQSIKDKQKIERTTLRQKRITRKRNNRINDYLSKAARTIVNYCLNNDIGKLVLGYNEDFQKKSNIGSINNQNFVNIPYGKLRDKLIYLCKLYGIEFKLQEESYTSKASFFDGDEIPIYDKENPQEYIFSGKRIKRGLYQTSAGKLINADCNGALNILRKSKVVDLSVLYNRGELNTPKRIRVV, encoded by the coding sequence ATGTATTTAACATTAAAACAACAAGTAAAACATCTTAGTAAAAAAGAATTTAAAATTTTAAAATATTTGTGCCATATAGCTAAGAATTTAAAGAATCAAGCTATATACAATGTTAGACAACACTATTTTAACAATAAAAAGTATTTAAGCTATAATGAAAACTATAAAATGCTTAAAAATAGTGAGAATTACAAGAAGTTAAATTCTAATATGGCTCAACAAATTTTAAAAGAAGTAGATGAAAGTTTTAAATCATTCTTTGCACTTTTAAAACTTACTAAGACTGGTCAATATAATGGTAAAATAAAATTACCTAATTATCTTGATAAAGATGGTTTTACAACTCTTATTATAGGTTTTGTTAGATTAAAAGATGATATTCTGATAGTTCCTTATTCAAATTCTTTTAAGAAAACTCATCAGGAAGTTAAAGTTAAGCTACCATCAGTATTAAAAGACAAGAAGATAAAAGAGATTAGAATAATACCAAAACAACATTCTAGGTACTTTGAAATTCAATATACTTATGAGATAGAAGAAATTCAAAGGGAATTAAATAAAGAAAATGTACTAGGAATTGATTTAGGTATAGACAATCTTTGTACTTGTGTTACAAATACTGGAGCTTCATTCATAATAGATGGTAGAAAATTAAAATCTATTAATCAATACTATAATAAGATAAATGCAAAATTACAAAGTATAAAAGATAAGCAAAAGATTGAGCGCACAACATTAAGACAAAAGAGAATAACTAGAAAGAGAAATAATCGTATAAATGATTATCTTTCAAAAGCAGCAAGAACAATTGTAAATTATTGTCTTAATAATGATATAGGAAAATTAGTTCTAGGATATAATGAAGATTTTCAAAAAAAATCAAATATAGGAAGTATAAATAATCAGAACTTTGTAAATATACCATATGGAAAATTAAGAGATAAATTAATATATCTATGTAAACTATATGGAATAGAATTTAAACTACAAGAAGAGAGTTATACATCAAAAGCAAGTTTCTTTGATGGAGATGAAATTCCAATATATGATAAAGAAAATCCGCAAGAATATATATTCAGTGGAAAAAGAATAAAAAGAGGACTATATCAAACAAGTGCAGGTAAACTAATAAATGCAGATTGTAATGGAGCATTAAATATTCTAAGAAAAAGTAAAGTTGTGGACTTAAGTGTCCTATACAATAGAGGTGAACTGAACACACCTAAAAGAATAAGGGTAGTGTAA
- the brxC gene encoding BREX system P-loop protein BrxC — protein MSDLTIKSILQKDIERKINGVVKADSNEKETIITELNEYVVTEEIRKRLTKFFDKYVDSINFPTEDMGVWISGFFGSGKSHFLKMIGHILENNTYDGKTVVDFFKEKIDDAILMGNIEKAAEIPTDVILFNIDNVSDQDTHQNKDSIALAFLKKFNEYLGFTRDDIEIAEFERRLWEDGKLEEFKKAFEEESGKTWKDANRNLDFHSDDFIDVVEKLEIMTRESAERWLERDIVRSINAESFRDIIENYLKMKDPKHRVVFLVDEIGQYIGDNSKLMLNLQTLVETLGVKFKGRVWVGVTSQQDLGSILNNSEHRKNDFSKIQDRFKTILSLSSGNIDEVIKKRLLIKKKIEGEDLEKLFDKNRVEIENLINFETQMTLPLYDSAEDFSETYPFVAYQFNLLQKVFEKVRNMGHSGQHMSRGERSLLSSFQEAGIKVKDKNIRILVPFNYFYESIEQFLEDNVRRPFIHARNEKKVDDFGLEVLKLLFLLKGINGINPTLNNLTSFMIDSIDCDRIELEKKIKKALEKLEKEVLIQKDGDNYYFLTNEEQDINREIEREDIDLKKIDEKIDSYIFKEIFTKNSIIMEDTGNKYGFSRTLDETPFSKAGEELAITIFTERADDYDNVSIVGTRPESDLIIRLPNDDETYRNEIKLFLKVESYIRNKQKDNERESIIRILEIKQRENNIRDRRIKNELERIIGEAEVFIYGQKQDIKTKDAAKKIEESLKALANHRFHKAKLVKKPYDEAEIRKTLSYVFDTNKNGILFDIKKNIEANVNCEAINEVLDRVKLLEKRGDTPITLKNISDYYLRTPYGWGQLTINGLVGELWKYRLINLEESKVLVTDENVATNLLTKLQNKNLEKIVISLREELDPELVKKVNNLLKEIKTLKEETGEVTIDSPKEDLLEILNRKIGIAKRYKIECEHSKYPGKKELSDWIELLEEIILSRDNAEKTLKNFLEMKDEISKEYYKVDRVFDFFTSSKKCRYDEVIQKINKIEEYKDYIGGLKETPAYKTIEEIRNDKNIYERIREFDELITELDKEKDKLIELEKESLRAKVEKYREDFSEKLKDNTEILKKLEEKFNNFLENEVNNSDSSNDMAIFMKSKKLENIVSKFEDEYKNYARKEIEKLESYLNEVAEDKTDIDKLRQSIKSTYNNYKNEIAKSDIRNISATITKAIKDKDDFYAELNGKAKKKERVILRKVSISSKTNIETEDQVNDYISRIEKDIEKLKNEMLEAIRNNKIIDIG, from the coding sequence ATGAGCGATTTAACTATTAAGAGTATTCTACAAAAAGATATTGAAAGAAAAATTAATGGAGTTGTAAAAGCAGATAGTAATGAAAAAGAAACTATAATTACAGAATTAAATGAATATGTTGTTACAGAAGAAATTAGAAAGAGATTAACAAAATTTTTTGATAAATATGTTGATTCAATTAATTTTCCAACAGAAGATATGGGTGTATGGATTTCTGGATTCTTTGGTTCAGGGAAATCACATTTTCTAAAAATGATAGGGCATATTTTAGAAAATAATACCTATGATGGAAAAACAGTTGTTGACTTTTTCAAAGAAAAAATAGATGATGCAATTTTGATGGGGAATATTGAAAAAGCTGCTGAAATTCCAACTGATGTAATTCTATTCAATATAGATAATGTAAGTGATCAAGATACACATCAAAATAAAGATAGTATAGCACTTGCTTTTTTAAAAAAATTTAATGAGTATTTAGGTTTTACAAGAGATGATATAGAAATAGCAGAATTTGAAAGAAGGCTTTGGGAAGATGGAAAATTAGAAGAATTTAAAAAAGCTTTTGAAGAAGAATCTGGAAAGACTTGGAAAGATGCAAATAGAAATTTAGATTTCCACTCAGATGATTTTATTGATGTTGTAGAAAAATTAGAAATTATGACTAGAGAAAGTGCTGAAAGATGGCTTGAAAGAGATATAGTAAGATCTATAAATGCTGAAAGCTTTAGAGATATAATAGAAAACTATTTAAAGATGAAAGACCCTAAACACAGAGTAGTTTTTCTAGTTGATGAAATAGGTCAATATATTGGAGATAATTCAAAACTTATGTTAAACTTACAAACTTTAGTTGAAACTCTAGGAGTTAAATTTAAAGGTAGAGTCTGGGTTGGAGTTACATCACAACAAGATTTAGGTTCTATATTAAATAATAGTGAACATAGAAAAAATGACTTTTCTAAAATTCAAGATAGATTTAAGACCATACTTTCATTATCAAGTGGAAATATTGATGAAGTTATTAAAAAAAGATTGCTTATAAAGAAAAAAATTGAAGGAGAAGATTTAGAAAAACTATTTGATAAAAATAGAGTTGAGATTGAAAATTTAATAAATTTTGAAACACAAATGACATTACCTCTATATGATAGTGCTGAGGATTTCTCAGAAACATATCCTTTTGTTGCCTACCAATTTAACTTACTACAAAAAGTATTTGAAAAAGTTAGAAATATGGGACATTCTGGGCAACATATGTCAAGAGGGGAAAGATCTTTATTAAGTTCATTCCAAGAAGCTGGAATAAAAGTAAAAGACAAGAATATAAGAATACTTGTGCCATTTAATTATTTTTATGAATCAATAGAACAATTTTTAGAAGATAATGTAAGAAGACCATTTATTCATGCAAGAAATGAAAAAAAAGTAGATGATTTTGGCTTAGAAGTATTAAAACTTTTATTCTTATTAAAAGGAATTAATGGTATAAATCCGACTTTAAATAACCTTACAAGTTTTATGATAGATTCTATAGATTGTGATAGAATTGAGCTTGAAAAGAAAATAAAAAAAGCTTTAGAAAAGCTAGAAAAAGAAGTTTTAATTCAAAAAGATGGAGACAATTATTATTTCTTAACAAATGAAGAACAAGATATAAACAGAGAAATTGAAAGAGAAGATATTGATTTAAAGAAAATTGATGAAAAAATAGACTCATATATTTTTAAAGAAATATTTACAAAAAATAGTATTATAATGGAAGACACTGGTAATAAATATGGTTTTAGTAGAACTCTTGATGAAACTCCTTTTTCAAAAGCGGGTGAAGAACTAGCTATAACTATTTTTACTGAAAGAGCTGATGACTATGATAATGTTTCTATAGTAGGTACAAGACCAGAAAGTGATTTAATTATAAGACTACCAAATGATGATGAAACTTATAGAAATGAAATAAAGCTATTTTTAAAGGTGGAATCATATATTAGAAATAAGCAAAAAGATAATGAGAGAGAATCTATTATCAGAATATTAGAAATAAAACAAAGAGAAAATAACATAAGAGATAGAAGAATAAAAAATGAATTAGAAAGAATTATAGGAGAAGCTGAAGTATTTATCTATGGACAAAAGCAAGATATTAAAACAAAAGATGCTGCTAAGAAAATTGAAGAAAGTTTAAAAGCTTTAGCAAATCATAGATTCCATAAGGCAAAACTTGTTAAAAAACCTTATGATGAAGCTGAAATAAGAAAGACTCTATCATATGTTTTTGACACAAATAAAAATGGAATACTGTTTGATATTAAAAAGAATATTGAAGCCAATGTAAACTGTGAAGCTATAAATGAAGTATTAGACAGAGTAAAATTACTTGAAAAAAGAGGAGATACTCCTATAACATTAAAGAATATAAGTGATTACTATTTAAGAACTCCTTATGGTTGGGGACAATTAACTATCAATGGTCTAGTTGGAGAATTATGGAAATATAGACTAATAAATTTAGAAGAATCAAAAGTTCTTGTTACAGATGAAAATGTTGCAACAAATTTACTTACAAAATTACAAAATAAAAATTTAGAAAAGATTGTAATTTCATTGAGAGAAGAGCTTGATCCTGAACTTGTTAAAAAAGTAAATAATTTATTGAAAGAAATAAAGACTCTTAAAGAAGAAACTGGTGAAGTTACTATTGATTCTCCAAAAGAAGATTTATTAGAAATATTAAATAGAAAAATAGGTATAGCTAAGAGATACAAGATTGAATGTGAACATAGTAAATATCCAGGAAAAAAAGAATTAAGTGACTGGATTGAGCTATTAGAGGAGATTATATTATCTAGAGATAATGCTGAAAAAACTCTTAAGAATTTCTTAGAAATGAAAGATGAAATATCAAAAGAATATTATAAAGTTGATAGAGTTTTTGACTTCTTCACAAGTTCTAAAAAATGTAGATATGATGAAGTTATCCAAAAAATCAACAAAATAGAAGAATATAAAGATTACATTGGTGGCTTAAAAGAAACTCCTGCCTATAAGACAATTGAAGAAATTAGAAATGATAAAAATATCTATGAGAGAATTAGAGAGTTTGATGAGTTAATTACTGAGTTAGATAAAGAAAAAGATAAACTTATAGAACTTGAAAAAGAATCTTTAAGAGCTAAAGTTGAAAAATATAGAGAAGATTTTTCTGAAAAATTAAAAGATAATACTGAAATCCTTAAAAAATTAGAAGAAAAATTTAATAACTTTTTGGAAAATGAAGTCAATAATAGTGATAGTTCTAATGACATGGCAATATTTATGAAATCTAAAAAATTAGAAAATATAGTTTCTAAATTTGAAGATGAATATAAAAATTATGCTAGAAAAGAAATTGAGAAATTAGAATCATATCT